The proteins below are encoded in one region of Saccopteryx leptura isolate mSacLep1 chromosome 1, mSacLep1_pri_phased_curated, whole genome shotgun sequence:
- the NFYB gene encoding nuclear transcription factor Y subunit beta isoform X1, with translation MSVSSRRRPRSQRRRGRGHSSPSRPRSRPGRGRFGACEAAPAAGRPGSGHRAAARLFVRRPRSGGTRARPPPARRRRAQGQRPKNGRRGTVGPPLGGSPAGSIFVRGASQGAVGRGSDPDPDPAPRPGSRAGVPGERPSSARGGMRGPAALSAPAPGAPRGGRATGVGRGPRARSGESGDARQGGRPARAGLTDGFRASPRTFVGRKRGPREEGMDLVFPQSGFPVKNAAIWRLAVPGLAPKVEFGQRLDTNLDGCSGRPLTTRF, from the exons ATGTCCGTCTCCTCCCGGCGCCGTCCCCGCAGCCAACGCCGCCGTGGCCGGGGGCACTCGTCTCCCTCCCGCCCGCGCTCCCGCCCGGGCCGGGGCCGGTTCGGCGCCTGCGAGGCCGCTCCCGCTGCGGGCCGGCCGGGGAGCGGGCACCGGGCCGCGGCGCGGCTCTTTGTGCGCCGCCCGAGGAGCGGCGGGACGCGGGCCAGGCCGCCTCCCGCTCGCCGCCGCCGAGCTCAGGGCCAGAGGCCGAAGAATGGGCGCAGGGGCACCGTCGGGCCCCCTCTCGGTGGCTCCCCCGCCGGCTCCATCTTTGTGCGGGGAGCCAGCCAGGGGGCGGTGGGACGCGGTTccgaccccgaccccgaccctGCCCCTCGGCCTGGCAGCCGTGCGGGGGTCCCCGGGGAGCGCCCCTCCTCCGCCCGCGGGGGCATGCGGGGCCCGGCCGCTTTGTccgccccagcacccggggcacCGCGCGGCGGACGGGCGACAGGCGTTGGGCGCGGGCCCCGGGCCAGGTCGGGCGAGTCGGGGGACGCGCGCCAGGGCGGCCGCCCCGCACGGGCGGGACTGACAGATGGGTTCCGAGCCAGCCCGCGCACCTTCGTGGGGAGGAAGCGAGGTCCCCGGGAGGAAGGAATGGATTTGGTCTTCCCGCAGTCTGGTTTTCCCGTAAAGAATGCAGCCATCTGGCGGCTTGCGGTCCCTGGACTTGCCCCGAAG GTTGAATTTGGGCAAAGATTAGACACCAATTTAGACGGGTGTTCTGGAAGGCCACTGACAACACGGTTCTGA